cctcagctgagctgtgtgccagctcctggcccctctgggcagcccagctgagacACACACCAGGCTCCCACCATCCCTGAATCACGCTGGGTTCCCATCCCCCCCTTCCAAATGATGCCaggactccagccccctgccccctccatcctcCACAGCACACCAAgtctctctgatcctggaacattcatggtgctgctggaccacagatgttgccagaccagagagtcccagtttacagaGCTGCAACCTGTAGAATCACTGCCTGATTTGCTAAGAAAGCTCTCTAGACACTCACAGGCCTCGCTGCTCCACTCTCCATTTCTTGGGAGCAGCCAGTGTTACATCAGTGAAggtgatttttttccaaattcaGTGCCCATGCAGCCATTGAGTACAATGCGAGCAGAATTAGGCCACAGGTGAGTTACCCATCTCTTACCCTTCCCTTTGGTCGGCCTGCCTCCAGGAGACTCCGCTGCCCCAGAAATTACATCCACATCCAGCTCTTTCTCACCTTCATCCTGAAAGCGGTCGCCATTTTCATTAAGGACGCGGTCCTGTTTCTGGAGGATGACATTGACCATTGCAGCTTCTCTACGGTGAGCATGTGGAAAGGAGATCGAGATACTGTTTGGTGTCTTTGGGTATCCTTAACGTATTGTTTCATCTCTTGCCACTGTTTGGGTTTGTATGTGGTTCCCATGTTTGTTATGGCAGAGCTCCGGCCTTGCCTCAGGGGTCCTGCGCTTCTAGGTGGACAGTGCTTGCCTCAGAAGCTCGCTGTGGCCCTCCACATAACCTCTGATCCTTTATTAGAGGCAAGGATCATGGCCTACTGAGCCATCCTCATCATAGGTCAGTCAAACATGTTTGGGGTGAACCCCCGATAGCTCCAAACTCCCCCTTCAGGGGCAGCCTCTGTAGTGGGacagggagggatggaggagcCCGGGCCTGCGTTCTGCtctggattccagcccagggtccataatggcagcagcagcaggtagtAAGTCCTCCACCACCAGAGCTGCAACTTTCCCCAATCTACTTCCCCAACCAACTCCTCCCAGCACCTTTCTCCTGATCACGTCCTTCTGCTCTTCCCCGGCACTTCTTCACTTCCAGTCCTTGGCCTCCTGGCTCTCCTTGAATGAAGGCTTGGAAGCTAGCCTCAGCAGGTCCTCAATGGGCTGCAGGTGttttgattagcctgctgcttctggcaagctTTAATTGCCCCCAGGCTCTTCCTGATTGTGCTGCAGTAGCCCCTGCCCTTGTTACACAGGGAAGACAAAACTGCTCACCCAGACACCAAAATATCTACCTTCCACCAGACTGCAGTAGTCACCtcgtctgggtctgtcacaacaTAATGTCCAATAATGAAATTTTGCCTTCCCTGCTCCTTAGACTGAATGCAAGATATCGGTGGTTTTCTGTCACTATTTTATGATGACTAATTTCATGTGGCTGCTGGTAGAGGCTCTTTATCTGAACTGTCTGCTGTTATCATCCTTTCCTCATGGAAGACGGTATTTTTGGTGGCTTGTTCTCTTTGGATGGGGTAAGTGAGGTCTGAGGTGGGACTAGCAATGATCATGTTCTCATTAAAAGGCTTGATCTCACCCACTGGAGTCCATGGAAACATCCCGACTGCAAAGTAAATGCCCATATATGACCAAAAGGATGAACCTCAAAGTGCTTCAGGTTTGCAAAAACCTAAAACCCCGAGAATTTGCAAAACTGGGATTGAGATTTTTTGAGGACACTGTGGACGCACCATCTATTGGTCTGGGTGCCACACTGGAAGCCAAGAACTTCTGGTATTTAATCCTGGCCTTGCCAGTAGCTACCTGTGTGGCCTTGAGTAAACCCCACTAATCTGCGTGCCTTGATATCTCCATCAGTGAAATTAGGATTTATCTCTAGCTAATCTATGCCATGCCCATCAGTATGATCTTCCAGGAGCACTATGAGAATGTATTGACTAGTGTGTTGAAATGCTGACAAGGAATATTGAAATAGACAAATGCTACTCCCCAGGCCAAAATAAGAGTTCCTCACTTAAACTTTCACTGTGATTTTAGGGATGTTAGCTCTGACAGCTGTTCACAGGATTGAGGATTTCTTACAGGAGTAGGAAATTACAAGGTCAGGTCCATCCTGGAGTTACTGTATTATTTTCATATTCACTTATACATCCCTTTGCATCTCTAGAACACTGCACAAACATTAACTGGCTAATGACTTAAGCTACTTCATGGCTAATGACTTAAGCTACTTTCCTCGTAGGGGAAAATGCAATTCCTGTTAGACATAATGGTCACTGCCATGGGTATTTTCTATGGTCAGTAACTGAGTCCCATACTATCATGCTTGGATTGTTGTAGATAGGATGGAATTGAATTTGGATCGTTAATGaaatcagaaaaaaaacagcGTGTGTTTGATTGTTCCTACAGGTTTCCCAACATTTTTTACTGTGGTGTGGATATTCACAAAGCTATATTTCGAAGACACTGCGTAAGTAGGAGTTTCCTACTAGATTCCATACTGTTGTGTTGCATTTTGAATGTTATGATTAGTCCCAGTACTGTAATTTCACTGTGCTGGGGTGATAATCTATTGAAGACAGTGTCTTACATCTTTACACACATTTTGCACAAGTGTGAATGGTTTCACAAACACATGGCAGTAGTGGATCAGCCCCTTAACCgtccagtggttttttttttttaattaatggtgagctcaaaaaatgtttaaaatgaaaatgtgtttgGGTATCACTGATGTCCCTGGTAGTTTTGCAGTTGAGGTCAGTAGAATTCAACattttacttgattttttttttcaagtctgGTAAAAGGATTAAGGGATATATTTCAAACTGTCCAAAACAAACTCACCTTTTGCATGGAGACTATGAAAAGATTAAGGCTAAAGGAAAACTATTTAAAGAAGTGACTGAAAATATGGGAGTGGAGTCATGACCTTTACTATAGCAAAGTTTATAGTCAAAACCTGAGATGTTACACTTCAGGGAAATCAAGGGGTTTCAATTAGATTATACATAGATATATATAaaagagatttgtgcatctgtctgtgtgtctctccgtgagtccatttgttcaagaactcctaaatggtaagacttagcaccaccaaatttggtatgcagcttcctcttatcctaacttaaagcaaggacaggATTTGGCTGTACCagtaaaatgggatgtgcctagaatttgattgttttccatactatggaaagagaaggagaagagagaggagggacacgATCCTCACAGCCACCACTGGAGTAAGTGAGCACAGGGGAGAACTGTCCCACAGGGTCACCATTGGGAGCAGTCACACCACCAATGGAGTGACCAGCTGGGGATGAAGATCCACCTATCTTGCCTGCCACTGGTGAGTGGCCTCCCTGCCTTaaaccccaccccctcactcactcactcagggtgtgtctacactacccccctctgttggcagagggatgtaaattagatataccgaaagtgcaaatgaagccggaatttaaatatcccgtgcttcatttgcataattgtgtccaccacttttttttctgaaaaatgaggagtacaagatctttctaaatggggcatttctgtcaaaaatgccccatctaaactgctgggttttttttttccaaaaagccccgttttgaattaaaaaagcggcagccaccattatgcaaatgaagtgcgggatatttaaatcccggctttatttgcactttcgatacatctcatttacatccctctgccgtcagagtggtgtagtttagacgtaccctcacagacagacagatagacagacaaaaTTTCTCATATATAGACATTAGAGCTAGTACTTGCATGGCGACAATGTCTCAAGGGTCAAAAAGAAATCTTCAAATAACcgtgttgttttttatttggctCTCAGCATCAGCCCTTATAACCAAATGTCAGTCATATTTTTGTTCATGGAGCAATAGTTTTCTGGCTATCAAAGTACCGGGACCCTTTCTCAGTATGTTAAGGGTCAGTGGAAGTTAAGATGGCATGTAGCTACAAAGCTGGGTTGTCAGATGGAATGTAGCCCCATTCCATCTTAAAAAGGAGGCTGTAGTCAGCCTCTTCATAATTCCATTGACCCTAATGTCTTCTTTTTCCGTGCAAGTATTCCAGTGACTATGTTCATTTACCTGCTACTTTTCCAGATGCTGGGATATTAACCAGGGCTCCCCTTACTGGTGGCTAATCAAAGGACCTATTATCATTTCTGTTGGGGTAGGTGTGATGTTCTAATCTTGGAAATGTGAATCGAAAAGAAACCCATTATGAGGGTGGAAAAGGGCCTGAAGCTTGAATACTTTTACCTGCACTACTACTTCCAAGTGGGAGCAGAAACTCAAGCATTGATCCACTCAAGGGATCATCCCATTGGGCTAAAGGTGAATCCTGCTGTATCTCAGAACAAACACTTCTCCCTAAAATTTCAAAGACTTGACATTCCCACTGACGTTAATGGGAGTTATTGGGTGGCTAAAGCTCTTTGAAACGCTTTGAAAATCCAGGGTGTGAGTGAAGACCCCAGATTTAGCAAAGCACTGAAGGAGAATTCCAGGCAGATCTTACTGCATTGTGTTTCCAGTTTGAGCTAATAATAGGAGTTATGGCCCTGGAGTTACACATGTACTGGGGATTCATAACTGGCTGTGGTTAATGGGCGGGGATGCTCAATTTCTTCCAACCAGTTGTTAATCCTAAGGAAATACATAACAGAAAATTGTATGGGTGCGGTGCACTAGGCTAGCATTAAAATTGCTGCAAATGGGTTACTTAATTGGATGGCAGCACAGGCTGTGCATAAATAATAAGGATTGTTGAAGGGGGCTTATGTGCAGGATACAGCAGTATGAAGGCAATATCTGAAAAACTCCAGACCGTTATCAGCTTTATTCTGCTGTGAGTCAGATTTCAAATGTCCCATGGCTCCACTGTTTTTGCCTCACTATGTTTGGCTGGCTAGGTGTGAATGGCATGCAAGCAAGCAAGGACATGTTTTTCATGCAGCCATCTAATTAACGCATCATAAgtgaatgaaatgaaatgaaatcacAATGTATGGGGAGACATGGGTATCATTAGACCAAAGCTGTCATTCATCATCACCTGAAGGATTGATGGATGCCCATTACACACGGCACGCAAGGACAAATTTACTGCTAGTAGCAAGTGATGTAGCAATCTTGGTTTCAATGGAGCTGTGACATTACATGGGCAGAAAATTTGACTGGTCAGCTCTAAAGGTATCACCTATAGCTCAGTGCAGCAATTATAATTACCTCAAACCAGAAAAATTAAGAATGCTGCATACTATAAAGTAATGATCAATTACTCCAGGGAGTAAAAAATAGAGGTGCTTAATAGATATGAGCTTCACggaatagctgagttagtctgttacagaaaaaaaaataacaaaaagctcatgtaccacgaaagctcatgtaccatgaaagctcatgcaccatctacatgttttgttagtctataaagtgctatcacttgttgtttttaatagaTATGGTCTTCCAAAGAAGACAGCGCAGAATTATACGCAATATCCTTAGGGATATTTTGCTGCAGTCTTTTTAAGACAGGAAGTTTTTATTTATGTACCATAATGTTTGTTTTATTGTATAGCTTTCACAGTATGTGCAGGAATGGCTAGTAATTATTTAAGTCACTATAATTTCACAAGAATGTTTGTTAGTAAAAAGTAACACAATCTTCTTTTTCCCCAAAACCATGAAAACAGGTCAACTTTATCCTTTTTATCAACATCGTCAGAATCTTGCTAAAAAAGCTGGACCCGAGACAAATCAACTTCAATAATTCATGTCAGTACAGGTAATCCAGTGCCACTCACAGTGTGAGCAATGCTTCCGTCTGTTATACTTTCCAAATGGAGAAGCTGAGTCAGAAATTAAaggacatgcccaaggtcacaggaCAGAATCATTTTCAGAAGCAGGATTAGCATTTAGGGTGCTTGGCCCCAGCTCTGTTGTCCCTCTGaacagaacttttatttattctTACAAAGAAGTAAGGCTACCAAAAGATAGCAAGCAAGGTTGGTTATATGGTACCTCCACACCAATCAGAAGCACTGGAAATTTCTCTCCACCTTGTTCTCATAGGACTGAAAAATTTAGAGCTAGGTCCTTTTTTTAACCTATTTCTCATTGCTCATTACTAGAGAATTTCTAGTTCACCTGTCCTACACACTTCAGaagaaagacttttttttttgcctcttctTATTTCTTGCCGTAGACGGCTTTCAAAATCAACGCTGCTTCTCATTCCATTATTTGGGACACATTATATTGTCTTCAACTTTCTCCCTGAATACATCAACCTGGGACTGCGGCTGTATTTAGAGCTCTGTATTGGATCTTTCCAGGTAAGTCTATTGAAATGTTGTAACAATGCGCATGCTTCAGTAGCTTGTCTAGCCCGAACAGATGTCATTGGTGTGCACATTCAAGTGGGATGGCGATTCAGACTCAGTCTGTGGAATTGCACAGAACTTCAAACTCTTTGTTGCAATGGCCAGCTTGTGGTGAGGTGACGCAAATCATCACATTTAAAGCCTCCAGAAAATCACCCAGCCTATGTCTActctgcacgcttatttcaaaataactcacgttatttcaaaataacagactacACGTCAACACAGCATGTCCagaatttagaaataatttcgaaataacaggattCTTACTTCGCcttttgtaaccctcatttcacaagggctgtgtctagactgcagggttttttcgaaaaaagtagccttttttcgaaaaaacttcacctgcgtctagactacagccacgttcttttgaaattaaatcgaaagaatgcggcttttctttcgacggcggtactcctcatttcacgaggaagaacgcctttctttgaaagtgctcttttgaaaaaaggcattcttgactacaaacagggctttttcgaaagagagcatccagactgcctgggtgctctctttcgaaaaagcggcttgctttttcgaaagtactgcttgcagtctagacgctctttttcaaaagagactttttcgaaagtatctttcgaaaaagccactttcgaaagaggcttgcagtctagatgtagcccttaaggagtaagaaaagtcaaaggaaaagtgttcttcctttgacttcatgctgtgtagacagcgcaaaccaagttaagctacttcgacttcagctgctcaattaacatagctgaagttgtgtatcttaactcgactttagcctgcagtttagacatacacCCAGTGGGTATCGATCTTTCATTTCTAAACAGTAAGGAGTCAATTGTTTCCCCAGTCTCATCTCCTACAGACTGCTGTTGCACTGTGTAAGTCCTTAGATGAACCACACAAGGTCAGGGCAGAATTCTTCAATGCAGGAATCAGCCTTATACTGCCCCCGTAGCAGATCCCAGAACAGGAAATGTCCCAGTGGCATTGACTGCTCGGACATTCAGGGCAGTGGGGAGGTGCCATAAGTTAGAGCAACCCCATGGCTGCTCTGGTTTATGGTAGGGGCTATTTTGATCCCCTGCTTTGGTCCAGAGTCTGGACAACACAAAGGTCATTGAAAGCCCCTCTCTTTGTCCTACCTCTTCCCGTGACATATGTTGCACACTCTGTCCCACAATGTCTAGCAGCTATACTCACTGAGCACCTTCCTCTTTGGCTTTTGACTTGTAATGCTGCTTCCCGCTGGTCAATGATGATCCCACAGTCTTCTAAGACATGTAAATCAACAGAGACCTATGAGcggtgctgatttacaccagatgagCAGTAAACCCAtacactatgtctagactgcaggcttctttcagaagaagcttttctggaagagatcttccaaaaaacttcttcagaaaaagagcatttacacagcaaaagcacgtcgaaaaagcgatctgctttttcaaaagatagcgtccatactgaatggactatcttgcatgtaagctgtgattactacggacagagtgaccaccaggacacctgtactttttcctctttcctcttcttttgaaagaactctctcttctccGGCCACACacgtctttcagaaaaaggcttcttcctcataaaaaggggtttaccaatgttgggaaaacccctctgttccttcgattttttttgaaagaacatgattgcagtgtggacataagtgaagggcttttttgaaaaatggccgtttaaaaaaaaaaaaaaaacctttgcaaCGTAGATATACATAGAGTACACAATGGTGGCCTTGTCAAATGCCAGCCCATATAatcagcggcggatttagggcagggcgggcagggcggctgccccgggcccgcgcttcccgaggccccgcgcatgcgccttagtaccacggcgcatgcgctctgtcaaaggggggggggcacgaaATTTttctgcccggggccccgcggcgctgccttgggccccgcggcactctcatccgccccctGCATATAATTCCATTCTTCCTCTCTAAAGTCTCTATGTGGTTTCAGTCTCTTCTCTGAATTTCAGTCTCGGGGACTGTCCATCATCATTAAATTATCTTGCAATGCAAGAAAAGATGCTAAAAGGGCCAAATcgtcagctggtgtaaactagGCATAGAACAGTTGACATTGTTTGTACTGTGCAGATTTGCGCCAATGGAGGCTCTAGCACAAAATGCTTCCTGAAACGCTCTAGGGCTTGGTTCTGATCTCAGGTGTTGGACACCAGGCATAAGTCTAGAGATGTCACTGGAGTTTTGGTGTCAAGCCACTGTATATGAGATCCAGATCAGGCCCACTGTGTTTCATATTGCTGCCAGGCAGTGTGCTATAGAGATAAAGCTTGTGATTGGGTATTTTGAGAAACAATGAAAATAAAGCTAAGCAGTGACTGGAAAGCAACCTGATCCAGAACATATCAGGGTGCTTTGCTGATTTACAATAGTGTTCAGGGTGCTTTGCTGATATACACTTGCTGAGCCTCTGGCAGACAGCATATTGGGCTATAGAAACAGCTGTGATTTTGAGCACCA
The DNA window shown above is from Pelodiscus sinensis isolate JC-2024 chromosome 2, ASM4963464v1, whole genome shotgun sequence and carries:
- the GHRHR gene encoding growth hormone-releasing hormone receptor yields the protein MNPRSLYHCAFYSLSLAAFVVGQTHPECDFVAELKKDETECLREVEERGNETAGCRQTWDRLVCWPDAEVGETLILPCPKVLIHFLKEPGLVRRNCTVKGWTDPFPSYHIACPINDEIPIEEQSYFSTVKIIYTVGYSISISSLTLAVTVLIAFRRLRCPRNYIHIQLFLTFILKAVAIFIKDAVLFLEDDIDHCSFSTTECKISVVFCHYFMMTNFMWLLVEALYLNCLLLSSFPHGRRYFWWLVLFGWGFPTFFTVVWIFTKLYFEDTACWDINQGSPYWWLIKGPIIISVGVNFILFINIVRILLKKLDPRQINFNNSCQYRRLSKSTLLLIPLFGTHYIVFNFLPEYINLGLRLYLELCIGSFQGFIVAVLYCFLNQEVQAEIGRRWHGKSYGFMSVWRKRTRWTMPSSSGMKITTSVC